Genomic segment of Eleutherodactylus coqui strain aEleCoq1 chromosome 1, aEleCoq1.hap1, whole genome shotgun sequence:
AGCCGTCAGCCATCTTGGCGTAATCTGACTTTCTAGAGTGTTTATGGTGCTTCATCTCCATGCCAGAGACCACTCCTGGTCTCCATGCCAGAGACCACACCTCGTCTCCATGCCAGAGACCACACCTCGTCTCCGTGCCAGAGACCACTCCTCGTCTCCATGCCAGAGACCACTCCTCGTCTCCATGCCAGACACCACACCTCGTCTCCATGCCAGAGACCACACCTCGTCTCCGTGCCAGAGACCACTCCTCGTCTCCATGCCAGAGACCACTCCTCGTCTCCATGCCAGAGACCACTCCTCGTCTCCATGCCAGAGACCACTCCTTGTCTTCATGCCAGAGACCACTCCTGGTCCTGCAACCGTTCAACTGCAGGCTTCCCACCTACTGAGAGTGTAACTatttaggcccatttagacggaacgattatcgctcaaaattcgctcaaaagccgtcttttgagcaataatcgctgtgtgtaactgcacagACATCCCACAGTTTTTGTTAAGTCatcgctgatcgctgatctttcagcctgctgaaagatcagcaatcagttatcacggattcacagcgggatacagcggatactattgtttcagctgtatcccgctccttgatgacaggcgggtatgaagaacagagcggtccagctgtgttcttcataccctgctcagagcgctcagctgtataacagccgggcactccgaggggagaacagctggatgcagaagacaagtggccccgcttgtcttctgtatcccccgctccgagcgcaaggtgattgctcaatgtttgagcgatcgcCTTGCACTGTAAATAGATACaataataatcgctcaaaagtcgcccaAAAGACATCTTTGGAGCGATActtattgtgtctaaatgggcctttaagctaTTCTACCACTGTAAGTGACTGTGACTGAGCTGGATATGCCTCTCTGTGGGAAGAATACAATGAATCTATTACTATTAACAACCCTAtaccatgtctgagaggtagtcagagccccgccccctgctgatggcatcactgatataatagcATGTCATCAGTCATGAGATCCGCACAGCTAATACTGCAgtaacatcatctattactgctgacaatcgTCCAGTAAATTATaactgagaggtagtcacagccccgcccccctgctgatgacatcactgatataactaCATTTTGGTTGGAGAAAGTAACAGAGAAACATCATGTTATTTTATTAGACTCTTGCACTCACAGTACTTAGTTTTGGGCAGCAGTTGGTACTTGTTCTGATGTTCTGTATGATAATTGTTCTCTCTATTATCTTGTCcagcctattcttaggataggttaaTAGTACATTGGCAAGAGTCCACCACCTGGGACCCCATTCGATCAGGTGTTTGCCAGGCTATTGaacttgtgtactgagctgatttctgcaggaagcagacagctctgttctcactggccagacttggtattgcaggcattacattgagaactttgcctgcaataccaagcctggacactgcagtgagaatggagctatttgcttcctgtagaaatcaactCATTGCACAAGAATGCCAaaccagtgaacagctgatgtatgattgatgacctgtcctaagaaTATGCCATTGATAGTTTACAGCTGGGCAAGCCCTTTAATATTTGATGAATACTTAGTTAATGCTGAAGCTTCAGTTGGGGCTCAACATCAGGTCCTGAGATCTGATATCTCCTTGTGGACCCAAGTACTTAACGATGTCCTGCCCTAAAATCCATGGTCGCCTTCTGGTATACCTGTAGCATCTTCAGGAAGGAGTCTTGAATTTGCTTTGTCCTCACTCCATAGATTATTGGGTTTAAGAAAGTTGGAAACAGAATGTAGATGTTTGCTAGGAAGATGTGGACACTATGTGGAATCGTCTTTTGTCCAAACCTATAAGTCACAAAGGTGAATATTCCAGGCAGATAGGTGGCGATAATGACACAGATGTGGGAGCCACACGTTCCGACGGCCTTATGCTGAGCGCCTCTAGATGGCAGTTGGAAAATGGTCCCTAAGATCATTATATAAGAGAGCCCAATAAACATCAAGTCAAAACCGGTGATCGAAAGAGACAAGATGAGGCCATAAATACTGTCCACCCTTTTATCATCACATGCTACGTTCACCACAGCCATGTGGTCGCAGTATGAGTGTAACACCACGTCAACCCCACAATAGTGCAACCGACTGACCAGAAATGGAATGGGGACGATGGTGACAAAAGCACGGACTAGAATAGAGAGGGCAATCTTCTCTAGAACAATGTAAGTGAGGATGGACGTGTATCTGAGCGGGCAACAGATGGCGACGTAGCGGTCATAAGCCATAGCGGTCAAGATCCCCGACTCTATCACTGACAGGAAGTGGACAAAAAACATCTGGGTGAGACAAGCAGAAGCATTAATGTTCCCATTGTTCCTCCAGAAGATTTCCAGCATCTTTGGTGTGATTGAGGTGGAGAAGGCGAGGTCGTTGAGCGCCAGCATGGCCAGGAAGAAGTACATGGGACCATGGAGGCTCTTTCCAGCCCAGATTATGTAGAGCATTAAGGAGTTTCCCAACACACCAGAGATATAGAGGACACAGAAGGAAATGGATGTCAAAATGCTATAATCTTCCAGCCCGGGGATTCCGATCAGGAAGAAGGTGGATGGCATATGGGAGCTGGTGTTGGAGATGCGGTACATTAGCCTCAACCACTAGGAGAGAAATTAGGCATGGAGGTCATCATTCTCTGTAACTGGGGAGATGCTGATGGAAATATTTCAAGCAGATAACATGGATGGTGGATCTTAATTGGCGCATGACCTGCTGTAAGAGACAATAATATAGGAGTGATCGGTTCTGCTCAATTCTTCCCCAAATAACAAACTAATTATACAACGTTCTGCAGCTGTGATCTGTGGGAGAATCCTGTGTGTTaatcttccctgcagcaccttCGCAggaaaaatgaagtattacaccatTTTCATATTGTATGGATATGCCAGGACCTCCAGAGAGATAATCTTTGTAGCCCATTCTGTTCCAACTCATGCATGAGGGTCTTGAATgggattattaaccccttagagaccctGCCTATTTTGGTTCTAGAGATGTGATGGTTTtttggagattttcatctccattttttaaaagcataactttatttttctgtgactTGACCATTAGTTGTCACTGGGTACCATCCGTTTAGCCATACATATTGCTATAActttgacattaaaggggttgtccaattatgaactattgatggcctatccttaggataagtcatcaacagtagGTTGGTGGGGGTCTATTGGCTGGTAACCCTGCTATTCACTGGGCTGAAGCACTTGTATATTGAACGtaaatctgcaggaagcagacagctccattctcgctGTATTAGCCAGCTTTGGTACTGCAATCCAAGTTCCCACTAAAATGAATGAGAAATTTGCCTGCAATACctagcttggccactgcagtggggacagagctgctgtctgCCACctatagaaatcagctcagtgcataagcatGCCGACTTGGTAAAGAGCTGATTGATGTGGGTCCCTCAGAGTGCTATACTGGCCTATATAACTTTTAGACAGTGCTAAACATCAGTTTTTAGGGTTTTGGTGAAATTCCGGTTTgggtcaaactaatttggaccaaaccaaactttttgctcaGGTTCGGTGGACCAGCTGAAGCAATGTTTTGAAAAGCAGAGAGATATGTAGGAATCTGGACACGTgagttgaattttctttgctttatttccctttaaaggagatgtctcgaggaagcagttaatttttttttttgcccagtcccccccattaaacacacattacaaagcccccctgtaaatgacatttctagctggttcgtacttaccgttccagcgtttcagcaagttataaaagtttcctcaagatggccgccggctctttccccgtcgctcgctgcagcccgacgtgcgcgctcccgagacgccgccagctgtgtctccatggcaaccggacgcatcgcagccgccgaccagacgccccgcagccgccgaccagacagcaggtaaccggcgctagcccccggctccccagcgctagctcccccggcgcagcgacagcccccccccggcctagcgctagctccccgggcgcagcgacagccccccccggcctagcgacagcccccccggcctagcgacagcccccccccggcctagcgacagccccccccatcgcagcgacagccccccccatcgcagcgacagcccccccggcctagcgctagctcccccggcctagcgacagcccccccggcctagcgacagcccccccatcgcagcgacagcccccccggcctagcgctagctcccccggcctagcgacagcccccccggcctagcgacagccccccccatcgcagcgacagcccccccggcctagcgctagctcccccggcgcagcggcagccccccccggcgcagcggcagcccccccccggcgcagcccggcgcagcggcagcccccccccgacccatcacttacctgggaggcttctcggggcggctgggctggtcttctccgctgggcagctccagtttctgcaccttcctctaacagaggatggtgcagaatggccgcttcagcgcgctcccgagcagtgacagctcgtctgcgcatgcgcagaagagctgtagcggggagcacactgaagcggctcgtgctgaatggagaagaccggactgcgcaagcgcgtctaaaaaagcaagctgccagcgaatttagacggaaccatggagacgaggacgctagcaacggagcaggtaagtggaataacttctgtatggctcatatttgatgcacaatgtacattacaaagtgcattaatatggccatacggaagtgtataaccccacttggtttcgcgagaccacccctttaagcttgcaTGATCAGGTACCTGGTATCACAAGAAGgcgtttcggcgtaatgccttgttcacctcaatgtatGATCCATAGCTTACTGATTTATAGGTTAAAGACAATTACTACTGATTCCAAATACCTGATGTATTAACTCCTTCATTACATTTTGTTCACTGCTAGTTCTCTTCCCACAGAACCCGCTGCTTGAATCTTACTTGGTAATTAACCCTTGCAgatcattatatactgtgtactcATTTCTTATCCCTTATGGCACTAATGAACATTAATGCGATCGTGTTATGCACTTAAACAAATCCTTTGTACATTATACTGAGATATATATCCATTATTGATTATCACTTTAAACACGTTAGGGAAAAATAGTTAAAGCATGATTAACAAACTTATAATATGCATTGTTGGACTAATAAAATATATGACACCTAGATGTGAGTGTAAAGTAACATGATCGCATCATGACTGCATCAAGAGTccataaaaaacaaaatattttttttcctttatgttAACTGTCCTATGATAACTGTCTTAAAGTTCTAACTTATAAGTGTACATTCCATAATGGTAAATTTTATGTGAATTATATGAcaactgcagtaaaaaaaaattccctgaattaaaaaaaaaaaaaaattttttcttttcctttctcttttcctttccttttcatcttttttactattttttttttacttttgtaccAGTTTATCATATTACACCTATGATGTTACAGTGCTGTGATTGCATAAGAATCTATTATACATAGAAAAAAATTCTCCTAGGATCTCTTTTAACTGGGTCTTtaccttatttatttatttggtaTTAAACCCAGTATAGCCTTATTTCTGATACTGTTTGAATTACATGTAGACTGCATGTGATGGGACCCACTTGACCTTTGACAtgttgtatatagtatatattgtacTATTGATTGTTACAATCATACATTCACTTCAATACAAATATAATAGATCTGTTTTGATGTCCAATCCCTCTGGTTGTCTGGTATTCAGGGTGAATATCCAGAAACCTCCTCGTTTGAGTACTTCCGAACGAtctactttttgttttctttgtttggTCAGTTTTTCTATTCCAAAATATATCGAATTCTTTCTGCTACCCACATGAACTTCTATGAAATGTTTTGCTACTCCTGAGtgctgtttgttacctttttctACATTTCTAATATGTTCTGTCATGCGTGTTCGTAGCTTACGTATGGTGCAGCCTACGTACATGAGTTTACATTCTGTGCATATTATTATGTAGATTATGTTGAAGGAATTACAATTCATGTATTCTTTTATCTGGAAATGTTTTTCACCGGAACTATCACTGAAACTGTTGCATTTATGTGCGTATCTGCATGTACTGCATCTAGCACTGCCACATTTTACAAATCCATTGTGTGTTAaccagtttttgttggtaccacttTTTTTAGAGGAGAAAGAACTGGGGGATAAAGTGTCATATAGATTTCTGCTTCTTTTTGCTACTACCCTCACCCCCCTACCTAAGATATCTCTGGTTATTTTATCTTGGTCTAGTATAGGTAGATATTTTACAAATATTTTCTTGATGCTATAGAATTGTTTCCTGAACCTTGTGGAGAACACTAATGGATTGTCTTTTTATTGTATGAATCTTCTAACAATTGATTTCtatgtttatttttcatttttcgtGATGTTTTTTTAAGGAGACTTTTTTTGTATCCTCTTTCTTTCAATCTATTAGTTATTTCGACTTCGGTTCTTTTATAATCTTCATTTAAAGAGCAGGATCGTTTAGCTCTAATCATTTCTCCTATTGGTATAGCATTAATTACGTGCTGTGGATGTGCACTACGTGCATGCAGTATTGTATTGCCTGCAGTTTCTTTTCTAAAGGGTTTGAAAATAATTTTTCCATCTGCATTGGATCCTATTATGGTTAGATCCAAAAGGATGCGGTATTCTCCTTCCATTCACTGGTAAACTTCAAATTATAACTATTTTTATTGATATAAGCCCCAAATTCTTTCAGAGTGATGTTCACTCTCTTCCCACAGAACCCGCTGCTTGAAAAATTACCAAGTAAGATTCAAGCAGCGGGTTCTGTGGGAAGAGAACCAGCAGTGAACGGAATGTAATGAAGGAGTTAATACATCAGGTATTTGGAATCAGTAGTAATTGTCTTTAACCTATAAATCAGTAAGCTATGGATCatacattgaggtgaacaaggcattacgccAAAACGCGGTCTTGTGATACCAGGTACCTGATCATGCAAGCTTAaacgaaaataaagcaaagaaaattctACTCCCGTGTCCGGATTCCTACATATCTCTCTGCTATTGAACAAGCCACAGGACCGGATGGCTAAACGGACCGGAGGTTGATTTTCTCTGCGTGTACAGACCACAAGCACCGCAAGCTCTTCAGAAGGTGAGAGAACTTTTTTCTAatgttttgaaaagtttgctcatcactacttgaGATAAAAGACAGATACGCAGACTGACGGGGACTTTGTTATGTGTGATGTctgactgcatgttagaaatatcagTAAGTCAAGGGAGCGGTCCAAAAGTTCTAGAAGAGATTGCTGTCTTGTACAAACAAGGGAAAGGATACGAGATAGAAAAGTGCTGAATGTTCCTGGAGATACAGCTTGAAGCAGATCCCAAGCTCACAGATACAGAAACACTGGCTGCACTACCTGGACATGACAGAAGAGGGCGCTACCACCGGCTGCCagcagattcctgaggaggccgATGATTAAAAACCCTCCAGTGACGGCAAGGACCTGCAGTGAGATCTGGCGGCGGCACAGAGCTTTCTGTATGTACAGTATGGCTGATACTAAACCCTGAAGGTCTTCATGTCCGAACTCCAAGACGCCCTACTGACCCGCAAGACAGGAAAAGTCACATCAAATATGCTGAAAAGCAGATAACCACAGAAATCATGGGATTCTGTTCCATGGAGTGATGGAACCAAACTAGAACTATtcgggtctggaggaggaagaaggaagcagATGCTGAAGAGAGGCCCTTGCCTAGAGTGAAGTATGGCGGCGGCTCCCTGACGATCTGGGGCTGCAAACCTGCAATgtgtggaggacaagatggaCTTCATCAAGTACTAGGAGTTCCCAGGAGAAACCACCATGTCCTCTGTGAGGAGGGTGAAGCTCGGGCGTCACTGCACCTTCCAACAGCTCAACAATCCCAAGCGGACCTCACCGTCCACCAAGGCTGCaggagaagtcctggaagattccgGAGTGGcgtcacttaaccccttagaaGATCTTTGTTGGGATGTGAAGGCGTCTGCAGCACCCAAACCCAAGATTAGTGAGCTGGAGGCCGCTGTCCATGAGGATCGGGGTAAGACTCCTGAGGACGCCGTCTGCTGGCCGGACATCTCCTATGCAGCCGGCTAGAGGAGCAGTAGGCGCTCCGCTGAGGACGGCTTCACATAAGTCTATGCGCATTGAatggaacccactgatttcaatggactcGTTCACATTcacattttcctgcgcattttggtcAAGCAAAATAATAGCGGCGTGCTCTACTTACCTgccaccaaagatccccatacaAGTCAacaggggtgcgcaaatgtgtgcaaaaCACCCCAGGAGATGCGTGATGTGCAGGAGAACAACAGACCTGGAACTCAGATCAAGCAGCCATTGCAGCGGCCGGGGGCATCGCTGCGTATTTACGGGCGCAGAACCAGCAGCCAAATATATACACCGCGTAGGAAAGCAACGCTCCGCAAATACGCATCAGCCGAGCTGAGGACTAAAGACGGGAGACTGCCGGAGTCATAAAAGGGGGTCTTGTGGTGGATTTAGGGAAAACGCTCCTTATATTAGTTGTGTGATAGTTAACCCCTTCAGGGCtttgttgttttttcctccccgccTTCCCGCGCAGAGCGCTTTTATTTTTCCCCTGAGCTGCATTCTGTTTAATTTACCATTTAATGTagggaaaaacttttacaaattgtTTTAATTTAAAAGATCGATTGCGCCGTTTTTGGTGGGAttcgtttttacagcgttcacagtgCAGAAAGCCTGAGCTGCGCTTTGTCCTGGGGGCCGGGCGGTGACGGCACATTTATACGCTCTtttaatgttctatttttctaagGTAAGTAaccttttttagaaaaaaataaatcttttctGCTGCCGTATTCTGCGACCCATAACTACACATTTGGGGGATTGGCCGGTGTAAGGGCCCGTTTTTTGCAGGgtagctgtagcttttattgtctACTACTTGGGGTATTTCATGAGTCCGGTACTAAACCGAGTGCGTGGAGTCCAAGTCTGCAGTCGGACGTTGCCGTCGGGGTCTGCAGTTCTACACGTGTCATTGGCCGTTCACAGAGATGCGAGGAACTGGTCTCATGCTGGTTATCCGGCCGCTGTATGTAACTAGATCGTACTTCGCACCGGAGAGATCAGAGAGACGTCTTCACATTACCAAACCTGTAAATAAGAAGTCCCCCTGAGTCGTTCCACGACGCTCAGACTGTTCACAAGGGCTGCAGGAGTGTCTGCTGCAGGAACCAGCAGGAGCCGCCATCATGTTGGGGCTGAAGTGGCGGTAATATCCTGGCGGAGTCTGCCCCGTGTCCATCATCACGGCACCCAACACACCAGATGAGAATGTAAGACATGATTACTGAGCGACATTCAGCAGCCGAGTTACTGATCCGCTGCTAACATGTTGCTTACTAGTTCAGCGCGGTTGTCGGCCTGTTAGGTTGTCGGCCCGATGGCTTTGGCCCGATGGTTGTAACCCTGTTGGCTGTCAGCCCATTGGATGTCGGCCCGTTGGTTGTCGGCCCGATGGATGTCGGCCTGTTGGATGTAACACTGTTGGATGTCGGCCTGTTGGCCCATTGGTTGTCGGCACAATGGTTGTTGGCCTTTTGGCTGTCGGCCTGTTGGCTGtcggcccaggggcgtaactatagaagatgcaggggatgcggttgcacccgggcccaggagccttagggggcccataaggcctttcttctctatATTGAGAGcccaataaagcattataattgggggccctgctacagattttgcattggggcccagaagcttcaagttacgcctctgtgtcgGCCCATTGGTTGCCAAGAAAGTCTTGTACAACCAGCACAAGTGCATCCCAAGCGGTGGGTTCAGGCGCTCAGTTTGGATCTGAATGGGTCGTCACACAATAATTCATGGATTTCGGGGGCCAACAAAAATTCCTGCTTTTAGTTCGgcttccgttttgtttttttcagtctTGTCCTTCAGATACTGGAAACCATTTCAGTTACGGTCCGTGGCCACGATGGTTTCCCATCAGGCCGGTCAATGTGAAGCGGTGGCTGGTACACGGTCATTAGACCAACCAGTGATGCATGTAGCTCATTGTATCTGCCAGCAGTGCGCTCAGCTCCGGCGGCCGCTGCGCCACTTTGTAAGGATCGCTCACAAGCAGCAGAGACTATCCAGCAACAGCAGTCATGCAGGAATGGCCGTCCGCGGGATGATCTTTGGGTTCGTGACAAATCAGAGGCCCAGCACCCGACATTGCCATCCTCTGGCCATGGAGCCTCTGTGAGGTCAGAGCGGCACACGGTGCGGCGGATGTGAGGCGCCCGGCTGTTAATACTTGTAATACTTGTAAGCGCTCTTCACTCCATGAACGCATGCCGTGTATTCACCACAATGTAGCACTAGTCGTCTGGATGGTTGATGGCGCCGCCGGCTCATCTGTAGGCTGAAGCAGACATACTGGTGATATAAGAACAGTGTTGTCAGAAGCCTACGCTCGGCCCGCCTGGCATTATATAGGCCCAGCAACCGCTACCATCGGCTTACCAACCTGCTCAGGTGTGCCCAGACACTGCAGGAACCTGCTGCTGCCAGGAGGTGTTACAGGAGGTGCTTGAAGGCAGGATGCAGGTAATGGTGCAGCAGTCATAATGTGGCCATGCATCAGTATGTGGGCCAATCTACCGAGCTGCCGCCAAACTGTAGCTGGCCTATAACGTGAGATCTGGACGCCCGAGGCGAATGTTGACTGCAGATGGGAATGCAGCACAGTGATTAACGTGGCTGCATAGGGACTGGGGGGCAGAGAGGGTTAAGTAGGAGGAACGAGCAAGAGGAGCTAGGGGCGGAGCTTttatgaggaagaggaggagccaaagaagagagaaagacagaagaaGGAGCGAGtggaggaagaaagaagagaagaagggagaaaaagTACACCTCAGCGTGGGCAAAGCAGAGAGAAATAGAAGAGGATAAGAGGAAGAATGGAAGACCTGCAATCAAGAATCCGGGAGGCAATCCAGTAGGACGGCACCGGATGGCTACTAAAGCTGCTAGAAGGATGTAAAGGGCCATCCACGGTCGAAGCCCCACCGCCGGGTGGATCCGAAGACCAGCGGAAGGAACCCCCCCCCAGGACCAGCCAGCAGCAGCCGAGGAGAACGCTAGGGGAAGACCAAGAAGAAGAAAGAACCCACCTGCAAGGCTCAGCCCCAGCCCGGTGGCGAAGCGCGGGACCAGACGAAGTAGACCGGGAGCGGAGGAGCGGCGGGGGACCAGGTCCCTGAAGATGGCATCGCGGCAAGGAGCGGAGACGAGGAGGAGCGCCGTCGGGCGCGCATACGCAGAGGACGGCAGCGGAAGGGCTCGGCGATCCTACTCGCCTGAAGAGCATGGTCCCACGACAGCGGAGGCCGGGAACAGCAATCCGGAAGGTCGGCGCGCGGTCGGCAGAGCAGCGGGGgggcaggcaagatggcgccgaccgCGCGGCCcggcaagatggcgccgaccaCGTGACCAGGCAAGATGGTGGCGCCCGCGCTCGCCATGCGAGCGGGAGAGCGGGAGCCCAGagcggggaaggggggagggggcagagtaTACGTAGCACCAGGTATAGAGCGAGCGGGAGGGCCTGGGTCAGCAGTAGCCCCCCTTGTAGCTCAGCCAAGAGCGAAGGGGGCTACAGCCATTTTAGCCCCCACAACTACACAGGCGCCAGAGCAGGTTCTGCTCACCAGGCGCCTATGAGCGCAGGGCCCCATTCCTTAAGACAAGGGGATGCCCCCCCACGGTTTCCAGCGTATGTACAACATTCCCAATATAACCCTGGGGGTAATGATAACAGGCGGCAACAGGGTAGTGGGTGGTCCCCTAAGGACACTCAATATTTGAATCGCGGGAGCTGCAGGGCAAGCGGACAGGCAGAGTTGCCGACATCCTCCAGGCACCAACAGGCTGCGGCAGCCGCAGCTGGGTCACAGCGTTAGACAGGAGGCATATGGCACAAGCGGCCGCGGCGGAGTGTTCCCCACTTATTCAGCGGAAGGCACAAGGGGCGCTGTGCGCGGAGGGCAAAGGGACGAGAGGTCTTCAGAGCAGAGGGGTAGTAGCGCAGAGAGCAGGCGCAATGCAAGGCCTTGTCTCCCTACCCTTTGTCGTCCGATATCTCTCACCAGCTTCCTCTTCAAGTGAGGGGCAACAACGCCGCAGGAGGCACGGGCACTCACGGGAGCGGTCCTTCTGGGGCCAGGAGCCGCGTTTTTGGTCTGAAAAGGATCGCGGAGGGCA
This window contains:
- the LOC136607475 gene encoding olfactory receptor 52D1-like; translation: MYRISNTSSHMPSTFFLIGIPGLEDYSILTSISFCVLYISGVLGNSLMLYIIWAGKSLHGPMYFFLAMLALNDLAFSTSITPKMLEIFWRNNGNINASACLTQMFFVHFLSVIESGILTAMAYDRYVAICCPLRYTSILTYIVLEKIALSILVRAFVTIVPIPFLVSRLHYCGVDVVLHSYCDHMAVVNVACDDKRVDSIYGLILSLSITGFDLMFIGLSYIMILGTIFQLPSRGAQHKAVGTCGSHICVIIATYLPGIFTFVTYRFGQKTIPHSVHIFLANIYILFPTFLNPIIYGVRTKQIQDSFLKMLQVYQKATMDFRAGHR